A single window of Chloracidobacterium thermophilum B DNA harbors:
- a CDS encoding Uma2 family endonuclease, with amino-acid sequence MSRAPSAPPVERRMSFEEYLRFDDGTDTRYELVRGVLVPMPTATAAHELLISFLAAMMMRFIAAHNLPYVVRVNAGVQTEEDTSRLPDIAVYDRHDWERLLKQGGPAVLRLGEPMRLVVEVTSENWKDDYYDKRAEYEQRRIPEYWIVDGRRKQVVALYLADGGTTYQEQVLKPGDVLASRVLAGLTLLVETILAPPMPEDLLREELQRLSQAAQEAALAQQRIEAERQRAEAERQRAEAERQRAEAAWQQAEAERQRAEAEQQRAEAERQRAEAAEARLQRLAARLRELGLDTNGA; translated from the coding sequence ATGTCACGCGCGCCTTCGGCCCCGCCCGTTGAACGCCGGATGTCCTTCGAGGAATACCTGCGTTTTGATGATGGCACGGACACCCGCTACGAACTGGTGCGCGGGGTGCTGGTTCCTATGCCCACGGCCACTGCCGCGCACGAACTGCTCATCAGCTTTCTGGCTGCGATGATGATGCGTTTCATTGCCGCGCATAACCTTCCCTATGTGGTGCGCGTCAATGCCGGCGTCCAGACCGAGGAAGACACATCACGCCTGCCGGACATTGCTGTGTATGACCGCCACGACTGGGAACGTCTGCTGAAGCAGGGCGGCCCGGCCGTCCTACGACTCGGCGAGCCGATGCGTCTGGTCGTCGAAGTCACAAGCGAGAACTGGAAAGACGATTACTACGACAAGCGCGCCGAGTATGAGCAGCGGCGGATTCCAGAGTACTGGATTGTGGACGGCCGCCGGAAACAGGTTGTGGCGCTGTATCTGGCCGATGGCGGCACAACCTATCAGGAGCAGGTGCTCAAGCCGGGGGATGTGCTGGCATCGCGGGTTCTGGCCGGACTGACCCTGCTGGTCGAGACCATTCTGGCGCCGCCCATGCCCGAAGACCTCCTGCGGGAAGAACTCCAGCGGCTGTCGCAAGCTGCCCAGGAAGCGGCCCTGGCGCAGCAACGGATCGAAGCCGAACGGCAGCGGGCGGAAGCCGAGCGGCAACGGGCGGAAGCCGAGCGGCAACGGGCGGAGGCAGCGTGGCAGCAGGCCGAGGCGGAACGCCAGCGGGCGGAAGCTGAGCAGCAACGGGCCGAAGCGGAACGCCAGCGGGCGGAAGCCGCTGAAGCCCGTTTGCAACGTCTGGCGGCCAGGCTGCGCGAGCTGGGACTCGACACCAACGGCGCCTGA
- a CDS encoding tetratricopeptide repeat protein — translation MDGSRSTQPVRQRFFLFLFVILAAGLVVMPVAWWMVGAQNRPRPKSPAGTPTAKPSQPSAPPATDATRATPAELRDALYATETFLGVPTLVPRPFAEAEAAITALQSRYPADVRLLRYGAFLNERLGNIPRALQLMTRYANLRPEGTDGLRRLAAFYHGRGLYSEEVRTLQRLALLTPSAAERRAVADRVSELVQKRALTGVDVADWYRQLIERHPEDITFLKRYLERLVADDKADEALRALDMWQPKYPDERRFFLQLRARIYDRRGQRDAAVAVYDQAFDPLWPRAVVSDWYERLRQYGRYRTYRRQLQERFRQGASDFGTAARLFNVLAYEGNLSAAAQTLTTLEKRREMTGWPREELDRAAAMCLNIGQYDLAARFLYSLYAMGGANPGSPEREATLAKLVAALLDANEVGTTLSAGDLSLYADIAQVDQGAGFLNGVLSLILAGNNIPREYARANRSATAYFNRALAYRFFTALQSEYPRSGRLPPLHAKLLEAFAAMGEHETVVRLGEEFLRAFPDAPTFPEVTLRVAEAEARLGRRDAERKRLIALLDWLAARKPERAPLMPVSTRRWVFVPTTDTPRQEDMASSSAYRIHDLTDTDDSDEFRDFEDYDYQTDYLGRSVEPKETVTYASVLERVIASFATEAQKPADEPSPGKPPRLNPTLTFLYGEIKKHPREEGLYERLLRWLGQQSLVDEQLRAYQEAVRRFGDNTWRHRLARWFIRNDRQAAFAQYSKQLSAALDDEDLSAYLQAFFEDVQLEEGNNDARLYLQLFRMAHDRFPTNLFFVRGLLKYYRATNRLAEWERLAAQYYFADPTLRSAYLAYLSEKNRLVTSYAKARAQNDASHRQFAADAALWLSRHEEAVDAYRELVTRYPGEVYYAERLATLLRSLAATRPGARDEAAQQWAALARVYPAENRFLTLAGEVRAEAGDWEGAAAHWENIVRRAPGDSEAYLELATLYWDYYRYDDAIRTLQTLRKRVGDDTLYAYQLGALYEERQQRERALAEYMAAVGGGTEREPAIERLVVLSRRKDGAAAIEAAFQARLAKQNTPELILGYADYLKRAERQDAALDLLAREAARRSEIPFLEAVRDEFRAAGRAADERKVLERLVALARDERENIKYRLQLATFFEAHNQRGEALQTLDGLARDYRNNLGVVQEVGRFYGRLGAVDKAVTLAQASRQIATGDYRRSLTLQLARRQRESGQVAAAETTLREWYAANPTDTEAFTELARLLADAKRDADLAALYQQGLASLATGADEFELRKGYIEVLTRLGRHQEAVDQHIELINREPEDSSRLQVALRYAEQQNLLERMTRYYTELAAKADRNYRWNVVLAEIYRFQGNLGGAAEQYAKAIVNEPQRGDFRSTLAALYRQAGRYDEALATLKRAAELEPQNPRWAAATAEVYLEQGQTERAIAALRESFARRKQLSAQVYFAAGKTLLTAGAVAEGGSFYDEGFARVMKSPPTETFDEDAVVAWLQTILYRESAVAALGRLEALEAALAKAPQNAVVQRGRGLLDYTVRPSRFPQVIRGYATAAQLAQLDEALTQRLTRAVVGSAEFERLANITANLGLYRATEQALLRRKDAAYAAQQSAEDPNYVNALRALLSFYESRLDTKAALALLTAEEARARFPGAFDFTAAKADFCRNVGDVAAERTVLEQYYRQRTGALVTEENPLVMRLLELLHQQGDRQTMRKLAASYSPYQLQLINFLVHVREKELARLAIENAGQPVAWQQARLAQLELYFRNRSPEVENLYRQVLGIRPIGEQANRKPDPARELTGEDWFRTARNYGVWLTLDDSRAADALRFLVAETEASPRSASAQTALAYFLCARKRYPEALEHARLARELAPEDPEAIAAEGAALYEMGNRTAALGTWRRMLAGRRNQLAAHLTFLSVLARYDLLNEALPPVEAYLVARLRERANEDTYEPLVTLLCTLARSQSGRESLIVPALVRVLAAVPDDIRLGLQLTLTEALPERTRLPLYRLTSERLANQIITAYARGDYDLYSDDVPGSDTLAGALSKVQRAWATALVASKAYAEAERELRDMVALRQTLFGRMREEAPPDLYISEPETVAVEPEWLVMAQAAVAIRSGRTAAAVERLKAFVAAPAAATPDAPNDTGAIQRAQHACYLLLNEGKAEEATAFLETCYQLQMARDDSLGVALGYIEAQLMRRQTEAALRQLTRLVERRPEPQVLAEAAALAAKYGAYAPALKWRERLYRLLPGDAENRIEMARLLARTGDLGAAATQLYELAQDRRLKAEERQRGLQQLVALLLQQPAVGEALLGKARASSDAESLTCLAVLQDALGRTTEAQKTFEQAAQMPYATGTREAYGQFLERTNRPGQAIPAYVQALREGASSDREQVIRAALAANQTGMALALARNVQFVPQTPSAGLPSAGVVYEQPVGSWPAAAYTSASREAADQRLAAQRQLLSRLAAAALAQQDEELAMTFAQALLALSASSPAATDEARQLLAEVRRRLEQQPARKNLFGLTPTSELNFTDVVGEGL, via the coding sequence ATGGATGGCTCGCGCTCCACCCAGCCCGTCAGGCAGCGGTTTTTTCTCTTTCTGTTCGTCATTCTTGCGGCGGGGCTGGTGGTGATGCCCGTTGCGTGGTGGATGGTTGGGGCCCAGAACCGGCCGCGTCCGAAATCCCCGGCCGGGACGCCGACCGCAAAGCCATCCCAACCGTCGGCGCCGCCGGCGACGGATGCCACGCGGGCGACGCCAGCCGAACTGCGGGATGCCCTCTATGCAACGGAAACCTTCCTGGGCGTTCCCACGCTCGTCCCCCGGCCGTTTGCCGAAGCCGAAGCCGCGATCACCGCTTTGCAGTCCAGGTATCCGGCCGATGTCCGGCTGTTGCGCTACGGGGCTTTTCTCAATGAGCGATTGGGCAACATCCCCAGGGCGCTGCAACTCATGACGCGCTACGCCAACCTGCGGCCGGAAGGCACGGATGGTCTGCGGCGGTTGGCGGCCTTTTACCACGGGCGTGGGCTTTACAGTGAAGAAGTCCGTACGCTCCAACGGCTGGCTTTGCTGACGCCTTCGGCGGCTGAGCGCCGGGCCGTTGCCGACCGCGTCTCTGAGCTGGTTCAAAAACGCGCTCTGACCGGTGTGGATGTGGCCGACTGGTATCGGCAGCTCATCGAACGGCATCCCGAAGACATCACCTTTCTGAAGCGTTACCTTGAACGGCTGGTGGCGGATGACAAAGCGGATGAAGCCCTGCGCGCGCTGGATATGTGGCAGCCGAAGTACCCGGACGAGAGGCGTTTTTTCCTTCAGTTGCGGGCGCGCATTTACGACAGACGCGGGCAGCGGGACGCGGCGGTAGCCGTCTATGACCAGGCATTCGATCCGCTCTGGCCGCGGGCAGTCGTCAGCGACTGGTATGAACGGTTGCGCCAGTACGGGCGCTATCGCACCTACCGCCGCCAGCTCCAGGAGCGTTTTCGTCAGGGGGCGTCCGATTTTGGGACGGCAGCGCGACTGTTCAATGTGCTGGCCTACGAAGGCAACCTGTCCGCAGCCGCACAGACCCTGACCACGCTCGAAAAACGCCGTGAGATGACCGGCTGGCCGCGTGAGGAACTCGACCGTGCGGCGGCTATGTGTCTCAACATCGGGCAGTATGATCTGGCGGCGCGGTTTCTCTATTCCCTGTACGCCATGGGCGGTGCCAATCCCGGCTCGCCGGAGCGGGAGGCGACGCTGGCCAAACTCGTGGCCGCCCTGCTCGACGCCAACGAAGTCGGGACGACCCTGAGCGCCGGGGATTTGTCCCTGTATGCCGACATCGCCCAGGTTGACCAGGGAGCCGGGTTTCTCAACGGCGTCCTGTCACTCATTCTGGCCGGCAACAACATTCCCCGCGAGTATGCCCGCGCGAACCGTTCGGCAACGGCCTACTTCAACCGGGCGCTGGCGTATCGGTTCTTTACGGCGCTTCAGTCCGAGTATCCCCGTTCCGGGCGGCTGCCGCCACTTCACGCCAAACTGCTCGAAGCCTTTGCCGCGATGGGCGAACACGAGACCGTCGTGCGGCTGGGCGAGGAATTCCTGCGTGCCTTTCCAGATGCGCCGACCTTTCCTGAAGTGACGTTGCGGGTCGCTGAGGCTGAAGCGCGCCTTGGACGGCGTGATGCCGAACGCAAACGCCTGATCGCGCTGCTCGACTGGCTTGCGGCGCGGAAACCGGAGCGGGCGCCGCTGATGCCGGTTTCCACGCGCCGGTGGGTGTTTGTCCCAACAACGGACACACCAAGACAGGAAGATATGGCTTCGTCGTCGGCCTATCGCATCCACGACCTGACCGACACCGACGATTCGGATGAGTTCCGAGATTTTGAGGACTATGACTACCAGACCGACTACCTGGGGCGGTCAGTCGAGCCGAAAGAAACCGTCACTTATGCTTCGGTGCTGGAGCGGGTCATTGCCAGTTTTGCGACCGAGGCGCAGAAACCTGCCGACGAGCCATCGCCGGGTAAGCCGCCACGCCTCAACCCGACCCTGACCTTTCTGTACGGTGAAATCAAAAAACATCCGCGTGAAGAAGGGCTGTACGAACGGTTGTTGCGCTGGCTGGGGCAGCAAAGTCTGGTGGATGAGCAGCTTCGCGCTTATCAGGAGGCCGTCCGACGTTTTGGCGACAACACCTGGCGGCATCGTCTGGCGCGGTGGTTCATCCGCAATGACCGTCAGGCGGCCTTTGCCCAGTACTCGAAACAGCTTTCAGCAGCACTCGACGACGAAGACCTGTCCGCCTATTTGCAGGCATTTTTTGAGGATGTGCAGCTCGAAGAGGGCAACAATGACGCCCGGCTGTACCTGCAACTCTTCCGCATGGCGCACGACCGCTTTCCCACGAACCTGTTTTTTGTGCGCGGACTGCTGAAATACTACCGGGCAACGAACCGCCTGGCCGAGTGGGAACGTCTGGCTGCCCAGTATTACTTTGCCGACCCGACGCTGCGCAGCGCCTATCTGGCCTATCTTTCCGAGAAGAACCGCCTGGTGACCAGTTATGCCAAAGCCAGGGCACAGAATGACGCCAGTCACCGGCAGTTTGCCGCCGATGCTGCGCTCTGGCTTTCGCGTCATGAGGAAGCGGTTGACGCCTACCGTGAACTCGTGACGCGCTATCCGGGAGAGGTTTACTACGCGGAGCGACTGGCCACGCTGCTGCGCTCGCTGGCTGCGACGCGCCCTGGCGCGCGGGACGAAGCCGCTCAGCAATGGGCGGCACTCGCCAGGGTCTATCCGGCTGAAAACCGCTTTCTGACACTGGCCGGGGAAGTGCGGGCCGAGGCCGGAGACTGGGAAGGGGCCGCCGCCCACTGGGAAAACATTGTCCGACGCGCACCCGGTGATTCTGAAGCCTACCTGGAACTGGCGACGCTCTACTGGGACTATTACCGCTACGATGACGCCATCCGAACACTGCAAACCCTGCGCAAGCGGGTCGGCGATGACACCCTCTATGCCTACCAGCTTGGCGCGCTCTATGAGGAGCGGCAGCAGCGCGAGCGGGCACTGGCCGAATACATGGCTGCGGTTGGCGGCGGCACCGAACGGGAACCGGCCATCGAGCGTCTGGTTGTGCTTTCCCGCCGCAAGGATGGGGCGGCCGCCATCGAAGCCGCCTTTCAGGCGCGTCTGGCGAAACAGAACACGCCGGAACTCATCCTTGGCTATGCCGACTATCTCAAGCGGGCCGAACGGCAGGATGCTGCACTTGACCTGCTGGCGCGTGAGGCCGCGCGACGGTCGGAAATTCCGTTTCTGGAGGCCGTCCGGGATGAGTTTCGCGCTGCCGGGCGCGCGGCCGATGAGCGGAAAGTGCTGGAACGTCTCGTCGCCCTGGCGCGGGACGAGCGTGAAAACATCAAGTACCGGTTGCAACTGGCAACCTTTTTTGAAGCCCACAACCAGCGTGGGGAGGCGCTCCAGACGCTGGACGGTCTGGCGCGCGACTACCGCAACAATCTGGGTGTCGTGCAGGAAGTGGGACGCTTTTACGGGCGGCTGGGGGCTGTGGACAAGGCGGTGACACTGGCCCAGGCATCGCGCCAGATCGCCACCGGCGACTACCGGCGAAGTCTGACGCTCCAGTTGGCGCGACGGCAGCGCGAAAGCGGTCAGGTGGCGGCGGCTGAGACGACGCTGCGCGAATGGTATGCGGCCAATCCCACGGATACGGAGGCCTTTACCGAACTGGCCCGGCTTCTGGCAGACGCCAAACGCGATGCCGATCTGGCCGCGTTGTACCAGCAGGGCCTGGCCAGTCTGGCTACCGGGGCCGATGAGTTCGAGCTGCGGAAAGGCTACATCGAGGTATTGACGCGCCTTGGCCGGCATCAGGAAGCCGTTGACCAGCACATCGAACTCATCAACCGCGAGCCGGAAGACTCGTCCCGGTTGCAGGTGGCCCTGCGGTATGCCGAGCAGCAGAACCTGCTGGAGCGGATGACGCGCTACTACACCGAACTGGCTGCCAAGGCGGACCGCAACTACCGCTGGAATGTCGTTCTGGCGGAAATCTACCGGTTTCAGGGCAATCTGGGCGGCGCGGCGGAACAGTATGCCAAGGCCATTGTCAACGAGCCGCAGCGGGGTGATTTCAGGAGTACCCTGGCGGCGCTTTATCGCCAGGCGGGGCGTTACGACGAAGCTCTGGCCACGCTCAAACGGGCGGCCGAGCTGGAGCCGCAGAACCCACGCTGGGCAGCCGCGACGGCCGAGGTGTATCTCGAACAGGGCCAGACCGAACGCGCCATCGCGGCACTGCGGGAGTCCTTTGCCAGGCGGAAACAGTTGTCGGCGCAGGTCTATTTTGCCGCCGGAAAGACCCTGCTGACGGCCGGCGCCGTTGCCGAGGGCGGCAGCTTTTATGACGAGGGCTTTGCGCGCGTCATGAAGTCGCCGCCGACGGAAACGTTCGATGAGGATGCCGTGGTCGCGTGGTTGCAGACCATTCTGTACCGTGAATCGGCCGTGGCAGCGCTCGGCCGGCTCGAAGCCCTTGAGGCTGCTCTGGCCAAGGCCCCGCAGAATGCGGTTGTCCAGCGTGGACGCGGCCTGCTCGATTACACAGTGCGGCCGTCACGTTTCCCCCAGGTCATCCGCGGCTATGCCACGGCGGCCCAGCTTGCCCAACTGGATGAGGCGCTGACGCAACGCCTGACGCGGGCTGTTGTCGGGTCGGCCGAGTTCGAGCGTCTGGCCAACATCACCGCCAATCTGGGCTTGTACCGGGCGACGGAGCAGGCGCTGCTGCGGCGCAAGGATGCCGCCTACGCGGCACAGCAGTCGGCGGAAGACCCTAACTACGTCAATGCACTGCGGGCGCTGCTGTCCTTCTATGAATCCCGTCTGGACACCAAGGCGGCGCTTGCCCTGTTGACGGCTGAGGAAGCCCGTGCCCGCTTTCCCGGGGCCTTCGACTTCACGGCCGCCAAGGCTGACTTCTGCCGCAACGTTGGGGATGTGGCGGCCGAGCGGACGGTACTGGAGCAGTATTACCGGCAACGTACCGGTGCGCTTGTCACGGAAGAAAATCCGCTCGTGATGCGGCTGCTGGAGCTGCTGCACCAGCAGGGCGATCGGCAAACCATGCGGAAACTGGCTGCCAGCTACTCGCCCTATCAGCTCCAGCTCATCAACTTTCTCGTCCATGTGCGCGAGAAGGAACTGGCAAGGCTGGCCATTGAGAACGCCGGACAGCCGGTTGCCTGGCAGCAGGCGCGGCTGGCGCAACTTGAACTCTACTTCCGAAACCGGTCGCCGGAGGTCGAAAACCTGTACCGGCAGGTGCTGGGTATCCGGCCGATAGGCGAGCAGGCCAACCGCAAGCCGGACCCGGCACGCGAACTCACCGGGGAAGACTGGTTTCGCACGGCGCGCAACTACGGCGTCTGGCTGACTCTGGATGACTCGCGGGCGGCGGATGCCCTGCGCTTCCTGGTGGCCGAAACAGAAGCTTCTCCCCGTTCGGCATCAGCGCAGACGGCACTGGCGTATTTTCTGTGTGCGCGCAAACGCTATCCCGAAGCCCTGGAGCATGCGCGGCTGGCGCGTGAACTGGCCCCGGAAGACCCGGAAGCCATCGCGGCTGAAGGCGCTGCTCTCTATGAAATGGGCAACCGGACAGCCGCCCTGGGGACGTGGCGGCGGATGCTCGCCGGACGACGCAACCAGCTTGCCGCCCACCTGACGTTTCTCTCAGTGCTGGCCCGGTACGACCTGCTCAACGAAGCTCTGCCGCCGGTGGAAGCCTACCTTGTTGCCCGGCTGCGGGAGCGCGCCAATGAGGACACCTATGAACCGCTGGTGACGCTGCTTTGCACGCTGGCCCGCAGTCAGTCCGGCCGGGAGTCGCTGATCGTGCCGGCGCTGGTACGGGTTCTGGCAGCGGTCCCGGATGACATCCGCCTTGGCTTGCAGTTGACCCTGACCGAGGCCCTGCCGGAGCGGACGCGGCTGCCGCTGTACCGTCTGACCAGCGAGCGCCTGGCCAACCAGATCATCACGGCCTATGCCCGTGGCGACTATGACCTGTACAGCGACGATGTCCCTGGCAGCGACACCCTTGCCGGTGCGCTATCCAAGGTACAGCGGGCCTGGGCAACGGCGCTGGTGGCTTCAAAAGCCTACGCCGAAGCGGAGCGGGAGCTGCGCGACATGGTTGCACTGCGCCAGACGCTGTTCGGGCGAATGCGCGAGGAGGCGCCCCCTGACCTGTACATTTCCGAGCCGGAGACGGTCGCGGTCGAACCGGAGTGGCTCGTCATGGCACAGGCGGCAGTGGCTATACGCAGTGGGCGCACGGCGGCGGCCGTCGAACGTCTGAAAGCGTTTGTTGCCGCTCCGGCCGCGGCTACGCCGGATGCGCCGAACGACACGGGAGCCATTCAGCGGGCGCAACATGCCTGTTACCTGCTGCTGAACGAAGGCAAGGCGGAGGAAGCCACGGCGTTTCTGGAAACCTGCTACCAGTTGCAGATGGCCCGGGATGACAGCCTGGGGGTTGCGTTGGGCTACATCGAAGCCCAGTTGATGCGGCGGCAGACCGAGGCGGCGCTGCGGCAGCTCACCCGGCTGGTTGAGCGCCGTCCCGAACCGCAGGTACTGGCCGAGGCGGCGGCACTGGCGGCCAAGTATGGGGCTTATGCGCCGGCCCTGAAGTGGCGTGAGCGTCTTTACCGGCTGCTTCCGGGAGATGCCGAAAACCGGATTGAAATGGCGCGGCTGCTGGCGCGTACGGGCGATCTGGGAGCAGCCGCGACGCAACTCTATGAACTTGCTCAGGACCGCCGGTTGAAGGCGGAGGAACGGCAGCGCGGACTTCAGCAACTGGTTGCCCTGCTGCTTCAGCAGCCGGCAGTCGGTGAGGCGCTGTTGGGTAAAGCCCGCGCGTCCTCTGATGCGGAAAGTCTGACCTGCCTGGCTGTGTTGCAGGACGCGCTGGGGCGTACGACCGAGGCCCAGAAAACCTTTGAGCAGGCGGCGCAAATGCCATACGCCACGGGCACGCGGGAAGCCTACGGGCAATTTCTGGAACGGACGAACCGGCCAGGGCAGGCCATCCCGGCCTACGTGCAGGCCCTGCGCGAAGGGGCCTCATCTGATCGGGAGCAGGTCATTCGGGCAGCGCTGGCCGCCAACCAGACCGGAATGGCGCTGGCGCTGGCGCGCAATGTGCAGTTTGTCCCGCAAACGCCTTCCGCCGGACTGCCGTCCGCCGGTGTGGTCTATGAGCAGCCGGTGGGTTCCTGGCCGGCGGCAGCGTACACATCGGCCAGCCGGGAGGCTGCTGACCAGCGGCTTGCTGCACAGCGGCAGTTGTTGTCCCGTCTGGCGGCGGCGGCACTGGCGCAGCAGGATGAGGAACTGGCGATGACGTTTGCCCAGGCTTTGCTCGCGCTGTCCGCCAGTTCACCGGCCGCCACAGATGAAGCCAGACAGCTTTTGGCCGAAGTGCGCCGGCGTCTTGAGCAGCAACCGGCGCGGAAGAACCTGTTTGGCTTGACGCCAACCAGTGAGTTGAACTTTACCGATGTGGTAGGTGAAGGTTTATAG
- a CDS encoding aspartyl protease family protein — protein sequence MGSLLRATRLWRPMAFESLVRWTTVLCLTFCVTHWGTATWAAPSALGGDEASEARRQAANLVKQGRKLARNGDFEAAEAVYRQALALDAELASARCGLAWLLIKTRHHAEAYDVVRPLLAPPTKHDEALAISGVALLRSGYFRDGFDALKQALALKRNNAIAMAGIAELACYENQLSLAAQLITAAISESPEEPDYHLLAARIASRLENFHFAADSLRNFLRLAPRTDAERRERIEGVIRFYTYLGTSRINVVQERADALIPFELHGRRPHINVRINGKGPFNFVLDTGASSCVLSNDAAAKLGIRPVAAGGEARAVGGSGTFPIVYGVLKSLELGPIKIETVPVYLRDIQSLNSHGTRVDGFLGLSTLADFVLTLDYPQRVLGLRYTPRDAAPKSQPAPAGDGATRLPFRLTESGLISVETQLDDGHILNFILDSGASASVVDQSVVERHNWQSKILPDQCVRIVGAAGSSEKVPVLAIGAMRIYDLVRHDLRLPVIDMRRLNESSGFEQSGILGGDFLSHCRIEIDFRQQQITFTPSPNGIVRRQIEAQPTAGGTTPTH from the coding sequence ATGGGAAGCTTGCTCCGCGCTACCCGTTTATGGCGGCCGATGGCTTTTGAAAGCCTGGTACGGTGGACAACCGTCCTGTGCCTGACGTTTTGCGTTACGCACTGGGGGACGGCGACCTGGGCCGCGCCTTCAGCCCTGGGTGGGGATGAGGCTTCCGAGGCGCGTCGCCAGGCGGCCAACCTCGTGAAGCAGGGGCGCAAATTGGCGCGGAACGGGGACTTCGAGGCGGCTGAGGCCGTGTACCGCCAGGCGCTGGCCCTTGATGCGGAACTGGCTTCGGCGCGCTGCGGACTAGCCTGGCTGCTCATCAAGACCCGGCACCATGCGGAAGCCTACGATGTGGTACGCCCGTTGCTTGCGCCGCCCACGAAACATGACGAAGCCCTGGCCATTTCAGGTGTGGCGCTCCTGCGTTCCGGTTACTTTCGGGATGGTTTTGATGCCCTCAAGCAGGCGCTCGCGCTCAAGCGCAACAATGCCATCGCCATGGCTGGGATTGCCGAGTTGGCCTGTTATGAGAATCAGCTCTCCCTGGCGGCACAACTCATCACGGCCGCCATCAGTGAAAGCCCGGAAGAGCCGGACTATCACCTGCTGGCGGCGCGGATTGCCTCCCGGCTGGAGAATTTTCACTTTGCGGCCGACTCCCTGCGCAACTTCCTGCGGCTTGCCCCACGCACGGATGCCGAGCGGCGTGAGCGGATCGAAGGGGTGATTCGTTTTTACACCTACCTTGGAACGTCACGCATCAATGTCGTCCAGGAACGCGCCGATGCCCTCATTCCCTTTGAACTCCACGGGCGGCGGCCGCACATCAACGTGCGGATCAACGGCAAGGGCCCGTTCAACTTCGTTCTCGACACCGGGGCCAGTTCCTGTGTGCTTTCCAACGATGCTGCCGCCAAACTCGGTATCCGCCCGGTGGCCGCCGGAGGGGAGGCCCGGGCCGTGGGTGGAAGTGGGACGTTTCCTATCGTGTATGGCGTGCTGAAGTCACTTGAGCTGGGTCCGATCAAAATCGAAACCGTGCCGGTCTATCTCCGTGACATTCAGAGCCTGAACAGCCATGGCACCAGGGTGGACGGCTTTCTGGGACTGTCAACGCTTGCCGATTTTGTCCTGACCCTTGACTATCCTCAGCGGGTTCTGGGTTTGCGCTACACTCCACGTGATGCAGCGCCCAAGTCCCAGCCGGCTCCGGCAGGTGATGGCGCGACCCGTCTGCCTTTCCGCCTGACGGAAAGCGGACTCATCAGTGTTGAGACACAGCTCGATGACGGCCACATCCTTAACTTCATCCTGGATTCGGGTGCCAGTGCCTCGGTTGTGGATCAATCGGTCGTCGAGCGGCACAACTGGCAGTCCAAGATTCTTCCCGATCAGTGTGTGCGGATCGTCGGCGCGGCCGGGTCATCCGAAAAAGTGCCGGTTCTGGCGATTGGTGCCATGCGGATTTATGACCTTGTGCGCCATGATCTCCGTTTGCCAGTCATTGACATGCGCCGTCTCAATGAGTCATCGGGCTTTGAACAGAGCGGCATCCTGGGGGGCGACTTCCTGAGCCACTGCCGCATCGAGATTGATTTCCGGCAGCAGCAGATCACCTTCACACCGTCTCCAAACGGCATCGTCAGACGCCAGATCGAGGCGCAGCCGACAGCCGGCGGCACGACGCCAACCCACTGA
- a CDS encoding zinc ribbon domain-containing protein produces MKIICPECQTEAAPGMKFCRNCGEKLPDPLSSAPTVAGTALPPLDQAGTVESPAVVPPKPPEAFKTVVGQAVTPPKPPEAFKTVAGPAVTLPKPSPDALKTVGGQAVPAAPALSQPTSPGPADAGQEPAADSGRRFVYLMLTLVALGFLAGLALFFAVYVFGEKPRPAVPAARTGTEFLDASITRIELCSFRVLPTEPDAFDFEAASNAFPAGIRAVAVRVSGRTRPDGDYRVVWRRLETAAPLMAQSIQSLTENKQTVRLLYQPDGMPLPSGTYLVEIQDGDRPLARAYFTIGLPAKP; encoded by the coding sequence ATGAAGATCATCTGCCCCGAATGTCAAACTGAAGCGGCGCCGGGAATGAAGTTTTGCCGGAACTGCGGCGAAAAGCTCCCTGATCCACTCTCTTCTGCGCCGACCGTCGCTGGCACGGCCCTGCCACCACTGGACCAAGCAGGAACGGTTGAAAGTCCGGCGGTCGTACCGCCCAAACCACCCGAGGCGTTCAAAACGGTCGTCGGGCAGGCGGTCACACCGCCCAAGCCACCTGAAGCCTTCAAAACCGTGGCGGGGCCGGCTGTCACACTGCCGAAGCCATCTCCCGATGCCCTCAAAACTGTGGGGGGACAGGCCGTTCCGGCTGCCCCAGCCCTATCCCAACCCACATCGCCAGGCCCGGCGGACGCCGGGCAGGAACCGGCAGCCGACAGCGGCCGGCGCTTTGTGTACCTCATGCTGACGCTGGTGGCGCTGGGCTTTCTGGCCGGACTGGCGCTGTTTTTTGCCGTCTATGTCTTTGGCGAAAAACCCAGGCCAGCCGTCCCGGCAGCGCGTACCGGCACTGAGTTCCTCGATGCCTCCATCACCCGCATCGAGCTGTGCAGTTTTCGGGTGCTGCCGACCGAACCTGATGCCTTTGACTTTGAGGCAGCATCCAATGCCTTTCCGGCGGGTATCCGGGCAGTTGCTGTTCGCGTCAGTGGCCGCACCCGCCCTGATGGCGACTACCGTGTGGTCTGGCGTCGGCTGGAAACGGCCGCGCCGCTGATGGCCCAGTCCATTCAGTCCCTCACAGAGAACAAGCAGACGGTCCGGCTGCTCTATCAGCCGGACGGAATGCCCCTGCCTTCCGGGACTTACCTGGTCGAAATTCAGGATGGTGACCGGCCACTGGCCCGCGCCTATTTCACGATTGGTCTTCCGGCCAAACCGTAG